The following nucleotide sequence is from Toxoplasma gondii ME49 chromosome IV, whole genome shotgun sequence.
AAGAACGTCgagagaatggagaagaACATGACGAAACGAAAAGAGAATCCTTCCACCGgcccagagaagaagacgaagaagataaAGAAGACGCCGAACAGAAATAACAGAAAGAAGGTGGAGGaccgcggagagaagaaaagcgacatGCGGTGGTTGTCAACGCGGAAGGAGGGAGGTGAAGCTgacgaggcgagaaggaaggcgagggcggagaaagatgagcggagaagcagaaaggagaaagaagagaagaacgcacaggaaaggaaggaggagagaaggacgaaaacgATCTCCGAGCCATTTTCTGGAGAGCAGGAAAATGACCAGAAACTCAACTAGAAAAACGGAACAGCATGTTTCTATTCTAAAAAAATGGAATTCTcgaggaaaacaagagaatgagagagaaaaaacttcGCAGTTCCGCCAGAAACGCCTCTTATGAACTCTTTGTTCTGTCTCACTCCTCCACTCACAGCAGCCTCGACGACCCTCTGTTTTCCATCTTTGTTcttgctccttctcttttcgtctttcgtctcttgccttcgctttgctttttctttcttttctcttctctcttcgcctttctcctgctGTCTTCGGCTGtgcgtctttgtttctccagCATCTCAaatcgctgtctccgttgactcgcggcttctctccaggTATTGTACGCGGTTCCCGCGGTTTTCCCTGGCCAGGTTTCCGCGGTTTCTTTCGCGAGGAAGGCACCGGCCTCTCGCCATGTGTctgcaggagacagcgaagagaagacgagaacggagacgagcGAGGCAACTGcaggaaacgcgtttctttgTCGCGTTTTCGTCGTATAATTCttcgcgcatgcgcatgcactccagCTAGGGCAGTAGAGCGACATGCACAGAAGCGCGCGTGAGAagttccgcttcttctttgccgtTTTCCtgcgcgttcttctctccgtttttaTTTCTCCTCAACgcgccctctctctgctgccttcgTTCTCAGCCTTGCGTCGCTCCTTTTCCGCGTCCTTccgcgcgtcgcctctctcctctttcttgttctcgccTCGAGGCGCTCGGCGAatttctttccttcgtttccggACTTTCTCCATGGAcaatggagacagaagaggccgAACAAACGACGCCTCTTCAAAAGCTCCACTCCACCGGTGACGAGCAGGACTCGAGACACCCTCGGCTTGGCGACGAAGTCCTCGGTCCACAAGCGTCCTCGGTAGcaggcgcttcttcttcctcttcttcttcgtcctcctcgattccgctttcttcttctcgctttgaTTCTCTTGACGAACAGCTAGGTCTCCTTCCTGGAACTGAGGAGGAACCTGAAGCAGCCTTGGACGCCCACTCCCGGCCAGAGGCGAGCGaagactctctctctttttctgcgtgtaacttttctcttccttttctacctcctcctctctcctctgcctgttCCGGGCCATctacttcctcttcgtcctcttccccttcttctctctcatatacgtcctcttcctcttcgtcctcttccccttcttctctctcatctgcgtcctcttcctcttcgtcctcttcccctttttctctctcatctgcgtcctcttcctctgcgtcctcttcctcttcttctctctcctctgcgtcgtcttcctctgcgtcctcttcttcttcgtcgtcgtcgccttcgaagcaagaggagaggagacagagacagagagaccgcgTTCGAGTGAGGATTTTCCGACAGCTCGAGGTGCTCAGCTGGACGGCATGGCTGCGCGTCGTCCACCGGGAGACGCTGGCGCggtcctcgcttctctcagGGGCGATTCTCGAAaggtttctctccttctgttcgGCTCAGCGCGGCGAGAGGGAACTCCGACAAAAGTCGCGAGCGGACTTCGACGCTGTTCCGAAGCAGAGCAAACGGAAGCGCACTGGcgtggagacaggaggagcgGCCGATGAGACATGCACGGAGGCAACGCAAGACTCCAAAAACaccgagaggaaggaaactggaagagaaagagaagaagaaagagaagaagagagagaagaagggagacgcgatggagaggaaagctTCGATTTCTGTTTCCCTGCGGAAGGAGCTGCGGCGTTTGCCTTCCTGAAGGAGACCTTCCAGGTGAGGCCAGGACCCCCTTCTGGACAAAGTGTCGACTCCCTTTCTTATCTGTTTCGCTGGTGTCTTTGTGGCGGGACATTTTTTCTCAGACAGCGGAAGACTCGCCGCTTTTCTGCTGGCCAAGACAGACCCAGTCGTCTCTATCGTGACATGGTGTACGGACAAGTCAGATGAGCAGCCGTTGCCCGAGAGAGTTTCTGACTTGAactgcgcagagagagactcgaagtAGACGAAGACACTTTGGACAGGACATCTTTACCTGGTGCCGTAGTTGCAGCATTTGAAGCGGTCTGCTGAGTCAATTCAACTAGAGCGGCAAGTGAAGAACTTGTTTGGAATAACATCTATTTAAATGCGAAACAGTAGCTGTAgacctcgccttctctctttctatAAGAGGCGAACAGACATGGGAGCAGTGTACGGCGACCTGTCTCGCCTGCAcactctctccgtctctctgacATGTCTGTTTCGCACTGGTCTCACTCTCGAAGAACGAAAGGTTGGGTGgttttccctgtctcttttcaTTTTGCGTTTTAAAAATCCTTCCTGAgatttcctttctcttcaccCAGCGAGTGAAAGACAACGGCGGCCTTCCTCTGTACACAGGGGAGGCGCGTCTCGTGGAGAGTTGAAGAAAAACATGTTTTTCGCATTTCTGCGACTTCGctgtgttctctctcgtgacctcattttcctctttttcttgaaAAAAATAGACGAAAACATCACTCCCGACAAGCCTGGATTTGAACAAAACTCTTTTTGCCCGTTGAAGAtggtcgagaaaaaaagacgttTCTCAGTGTTGACTGCAACTCTCAATAAATCCTGAAATTCTGGCTTCTTGtgcttccctctttcttccttgtttcattgtctctccatttccctcgccttttctcctttccctcaGGAGTTTTtgcatttttttctctccagcctccttctcttgttcttccttcaTGTGGATTTCTGCCCTCTAAATCGCCATTTGTTTCCTCCACTGTTCTCCCGTCTGTACGCAGTCCACGGACCGACCTAATGGCCATCCGTTCCTGCTGCCCCTGCGGCGCGTCGGGCCGCGCCTCGGCGCCTCGGCGCGCCTCGCCTGCGCCGTCGTCCTCCCACCCCACACTTCGACGGCCGccggaaaggagacacctgtctctcgctcgccgCCGGGTGTCTTCGCGCCTGCAGCGGTTGGCGCCTCGACAGCCATGCAGAGCGCGCGCGCAAAGATCCGGAGGGAGCGAGAACAAGTTTCAACGAACCCcacagagcgagaaaaagaaacatccagagaaagaacaggcgagagaacaagcgagagaCCAAGCGAGAGAtcaagcgagagaacaagcgagagaCCAAGCGAGAGAtcaagcgagagaacaagcgagagatcaagcgagagaacaagcgagagaccaagcgagagaacaagcgagagaacaagcgagagaCCAAGGAGACTAAGGGCGTCGCCGTACGGAGGAGGCGCTCTGCGGTTTCGGATGTTGCGAGCGATTGAGAGACGGCAGGGAACAGGCGCCATGCTGGCCGTGgtaggcgaggagagagaaagtgaacagtgagcaaagaagaaagttttcgggagagacacccgccggaacgaaacagaagggAAGCGAACATACAAACGCGGCGAGAGGGGGAGGCAGCAGTGACAAGTgcaagagggagagagtaaacgagagggagggaggaagagagaagaagaaacaccgcaacagaaagagaagacacacacacggaAGCATGACTCCTGTGGAGAGGCAGATTGAACGTTTTCGCTTCAAGTCCCCTGGGTCCGCGACCATTCGTTCTCCTTCAGATTTTTGTTGCCCTTTGTCGAGTCCTGAGAATTCCTGCCCGCCTCGTCCTTGCTCTCCCGCCATCCGACATCCACCCGCCCGCTCTGCCAGGTCTGTTTTTCACCTTCTCTTCCCGGTTTTTCCAaatctttttcttctctctgttcttcgctggtcatctctgttttctctccgcattttgtctctttcggtCCCCATTTTCTGGCCTCCTCtattcctcttttttcttctcgtcttctgcgggGACCTCCCGTCGCGCGCTGTGGACCTTCGGAGCCTCTGCGGTTCAGCGCCTTTCTCGTTTGTAAGTCAGCACGTTCCATACACTTCaatatacatgtgcatgtctGTATTTACACCttcgtttgcatgcgcttcgaATGAGGTATGCATGCTCATGTCTAGATGCATATAGCGGCCCGACTGTGCATGTTTCCATGCGTCCATATGCacatgcgtttctgctgTAGGTTTGAGATTTCTTCGACGTCAAAGTTCCACTTTTGTCTGACTTTTCCGCTTTTTCTCGCAGGAGGGTCCTGTTGCGTGACGCCGACGCCTCCGTGGATGGTGAagctctttcttcgtcttcagcttcctcttcctgcctTCCTCAACATCAAACCGGAGGActactcttcttctctccctttttcttctccttccgcttctgctctttcgtcttcgctgtgcacctgGAACCGCCCCGTGCGCGTCTGGGGCGAGTACTTTTGCCGACGCGAGAAAAGGTGGATTGCATGcaccttcttcccttccttaGTTCTCCACGATGCCGCCGACACCCTTGCAGGAAGAGCGACTAGGCGGCCTAGCCagccgtccttctcttccttcctctctgggtacctctctcgttcttctccatgttcgtcttctctctcttcttcctcgtcctcttctctctcttcttcctgttctaGAGGTAGCGTTCAGGTgcgaggcgagacgcgaggcTCCAGggcagaagagcgaaggcgcggagagggcgagagaggagacgacggcagagaggcgagaagcgaaggaaaagaagagggaggaggctTCATGTTTTTGCCCACATTCTCGCCGGGGCACAACAGACGGCTGCGCGCCGCTGAGAAGGAAGCGCAAGCAGCGACGGAGGCaaaagggaaggaaaggcgagaaaaaaaatcggagaaagaagaagaacccGGTCTCCTAGGCGCGTTACTGCTCTTgcgaagaggcaggaaacgacgaagcagagactcttcttcttcctgttcttcgtcgAGTTCGTCCTCTGAGTcttctgaggaagaagacgcggacgcCGGAAAACAGGCAAAAAGcagagcatgcagagaggcaaaagcAGAAAACAACGAAGTGGAACCAACAGAGGCGGAGAGTGCCGGAAGAAACGCgccaagacagaaaacggatcctgcctcttccttcgcaagttcttctttgtcttctgctCGCTCATGTcggtcttcgtcttcacctTCTGCTTCAtcagcttcttcgtcttcttcgtcttcatcagcttcttcttcgtgtttgacttcttcttttccttcttcatctctttcttcctccgttctGTGTCCTCAGACGGTCCTCCCGAGACATCTCAAAGTGACTCAGAGAGGAAACTTTTTCCCCCTTCTCATCGGCAGATCAtctctgctctttttcttcttttcccctcacgttttttctctgttgatTAGACCCTCCAGtgactcttcttccctctcttcttcttcttcttcttctctttcgtcttcttctctttcgtcttcttcttctctttcgtcttcttctctttcgtcttcttcttcttcttcttcttctctttcgtcttcttctgttttgtcttctttctcttcttcttctgtggagagagcgagcaTCTGGCACTCTCTGTCGGCGGCGCTGGCGGAGGCGCGGAGGCGCCAGAGCGAGTGTTCTCCAGACTTTAtcgtgtcttctcctttcttctcgactttcttGTCTCCCGGAGAAAGGACGCAAGGGAATCCGAAACACGTTGTAGCTGCGTTGTTtgcctctgttctcctccgCACAGTCGGCAAGAcgcgcttctccctccctccgGCGTTCTCCGACTTCTTCGAACAAGAACTGAAACTCCAACTCCACCTGTGTCtacctccttcctctccttcctctccttcctctcctccatcGTCTGCGTTGTGTGGAGGACCGCTccgctcttttttttcggGGGAAAAGGCGCAGAGCGAAGGCGTTAAGGAGGAGCCAGAGGGAGGAGCGACActgtctgctgcttctgcttttccttttGAGGTCGAGGAGGAGCGGCACCAGCTCGCTTTCGAGTTCAGTCAGGCCTGGCAGAAagctgcttcctcgcgctcttctcgcgcgcgaacgagaagagacgaacgaggaagcagcgcaaGTGCCATCTCCCGTTCTGGGGATCGAAACTCCTTCCCACCCCCCAGCAATCGAAAACGCATGCGGTCTAGtcagtcgtcttctctctcttcttctctctcttcttctctctcttcttcttctgagcTTGTCGGCCTCGATTTCCTACGGGCGTCTGGCCGATCGAAGGTCCAGCGACGCCCAGCGAAGCTGAGGTCAAGGTCCGTTTCTCCCAGGCCTCATTCTTCTCCTgattctccttcttcgcttctttcctcttctcctctcccttcttgcctttcgtcttctccgtcttcctctctttctccttccccttcttcctcggatGCCCTGGCAGTCTCTGGCGCGAGGGAAGCCGGATCGAGACGCGGTGCGAAAACCGCCGCGCTGGTGCCTTCCTCGACTGGCGTCCTGCCaggggtgtctgtacacctcgaCGGCCGGAAGCACGAGAATTCGAGAAGCGACGCGCAAGCAGAAGCGACGCGAAATGCCGGAACGAGGGAACAGAGGGAGGACGATGACGCGGAAGGAGAGCAGGCGAAttgcttcgcgtctctcccagATGACGCTGGCTCGCCGCTgaacgcgggagaaggaaatgtacgcttcgtcctcgctatcgacgaaacagaaaaaattTCAGACGTCACCTTTCGATACGCTTCCAGGTAAGTCAAACTTGTGGCTCACTTCTGCACATCAGGTGAAGTGCATACCCAAGGTGCTCGCATGCGGTAACTCACTTCGTTCGTCGATAAATAGATTCTGAAACTAGGCCTTTGAACACCAACAGTTAggcgcatatatatatatatatttatattcatagacatatatatttatgtttGCATGAGTGTGTCGTTCAGTGTTGAGTATAcaaataaatatacatacatatatatatatatatatatatatatagacatagatgtatttgcatgcatgcgtgcatcCATATGAGTATTTCTATGCATTTTGAGTATAATCCCAAATGTAAATAATATAATTATATGCATATGGACGtacgcatatgtatatatatatatttatatatatgtaggtggGCAGATAGGGGGAAAGGACAGGATGAGCCTGAAGGTGACTGCATAGGTCGTTTCTACGGGGATGCTGAAAGTGTTTAgatttcgtctttctctgtccgctgtttttcctttcccctgatttttcgtttctttcttttttttccttcgttttctttttttagCTGGCAGGAAGTTATGCAGCGACGTCGCCACCAGCTCCACGCATGGTGGGAATGTCCAGGGACTCGCGCGCTTTTCGAAAGTCCtgcaaagaggagacgaaggatgGAGGAGCGCGAAAGAGCGCGCGCGAAGACGGCAGAAaaaagcggagagaaaggagaagagagtggagagaaaacgaaagcacAGACAGCAATagaggacgcagaaaaggaatcggaaggaggaagacggaaCGATGATACGTCGAAGAAAAACTTTTCttggaaagacgaagagaaaggagaaagtagcgagggagacgagagcgaaagcGTGATTGGCGGTGAGTTGGAGGGGGGAGAacgggagggagagagcgacgaagaatTTATCATTTTTGACCAAGAAGACAGGGCGTCTGTCGAGCAAGCgctggaagaagaagtggacgGCGACGCCCCAGtcaaggagaaagaagagacagaagatgcagaagaacaggagTACCGTCGTCTGTTGGAGCGCGAGCCTCTCCCGACAAGCAAATCTGGATTCTGGAAGCACCCGAAGTTCGTTCTTGCGTCCACGGTGAGCTCAGGTGTCTTGTTTTCGATTTTCTCGTGACCCCGCTCACCGCTTTCGTCGGTAGCTCCCCTCTTTCCctgcactgtctcctttcccgCGCGCCTTCCGCTCGACGAGCACCCGGAAAGGAATGCATGTTGATGGGTTTCGTCACTTCTGCAGTCTGTTCCGTTCTCCAAGATTCCACTCATTCCTCGCTCCTCTGGAGTTCTTCATCGCCGTCTCCCTCGACTTGcggcttcctctgtttcttcgct
It contains:
- a CDS encoding hypothetical protein (encoded by transcript TGME49_301218~Signal peptide predicted by SignalP 2.0 HMM (probability 0.737) with cleavage site probability 0.399 at residue 45), with amino-acid sequence MSLYCPSWSACACAKNYTTKTRQRNAFPAVASLVSVLVFSSLSPADTWREAGAFLAKETAETWPGKTAGTAYNTWREAASQRRQRFEMLEKQRRTAEDSRRKAKREEKRKKKQSEGKRRKTKREGARTKMENRGSSRLLSSATAIG
- a CDS encoding DNA repair protein Rad4 domain-containing protein (encoded by transcript TGME49_301222) encodes the protein METEEAEQTTPLQKLHSTGDEQDSRHPRLGDEVLGPQASSVAGASSSSSSSSSSIPLSSSRFDSLDEQLGLLPGTEEEPEAALDAHSRPEASEDSLSFSACNFSLPFLPPPLSSACSGPSTSSSSSSPSSLSYTSSSSSSSSPSSLSSASSSSSSSSPFSLSSASSSSASSSSSSLSSASSSSASSSSSSSSPSKQEERRQRQRDRVRVRIFRQLEVLSWTAWLRVVHRETLARSSLLSGAILERFLSFCSAQRGERELRQKSRADFDAVPKQSKRKRTGVETGGAADETCTEATQDSKNTERKETGREREEEREEEREEGRRDGEESFDFCFPAEGAAAFAFLKETFQSTDRPNGHPFLLPLRRVGPRLGASARLACAVVLPPHTSTAAGKETPVSRSPPGVFAPAAVGASTAMQSARAKIRREREQVSTNPTEREKETSRERTGERTSERPSERSSERTSERPSERSSERTSERSSERTSERPSERTSERTSERPRRLRASPYGGGALRFRMLRAIERRQGTGAMLAVIFVALCRVLRIPARLVLALPPSDIHPPALPGGSCCVTPTPPWMVKLFLRLQLPLPAFLNIKPEDYSSSLPFSSPSASALSSSLCTWNRPVRVWGEYFCRREKRWIACTFFPSLVLHDAADTLAGRATRRPSQPSFSSFLSGYLSRSSPCSSSLSSSSSSSLSSSCSRGSVQVRGETRGSRAEERRRGEGERGDDGREARSEGKEEGGGFMFLPTFSPGHNRRLRAAEKEAQAATEAKGKERREKKSEKEEEPGLLGALLLLRRGRKRRSRDSSSSCSSSSSSSESSEEEDADAGKQAKSRACREAKAENNEVEPTEAESAGRNAPRQKTDPASSFASSSLSSARSCRSSSSPSASSASSSSSSSSASSSCLTSSFPSSSLSSSVLCPQTVLPRHLKVTQRGNFFPLLIGRSSLLFFFFSPHVFSLLIRPSSDSSSLSSSSSSSLSSSSLSSSSSLSSSSLSSSSSSSSSLSSSSVLSSFSSSSVERASIWHSLSAALAEARRRQSECSPDFIVSSPFFSTFLSPGERTQGNPKHVVAALFASVLLRTVGKTRFSLPPAFSDFFEQELKLQLHLCLPPSSPSSPSSPPSSALCGGPLRSFFSGEKAQSEGVKEEPEGGATLSAASAFPFEVEEERHQLAFEFSQAWQKAASSRSSRARTRRDERGSSASAISRSGDRNSFPPPSNRKRMRSSQSSSLSSSLSSSLSSSSELVGLDFLRASGRSKVQRRPAKLRSRSVSPRPHSSPDSPSSLLSSSPLPSCLSSSPSSSLSPSPSSSDALAVSGAREAGSRRGAKTAALVPSSTGVLPGVSVHLDGRKHENSRSDAQAEATRNAGTREQREDDDAEGEQANCFASLPDDAGSPLNAGEGNVRFVLAIDETEKISDVTFRYASSWQEVMQRRRHQLHAWWECPGTRALFESPAKRRRRMEERERARAKTAEKSGEKGEESGEKTKAQTAIEDAEKESEGGRRNDDTSKKNFSWKDEEKGESSEGDESESVIGGELEGGEREGESDEEFIIFDQEDRASVEQALEEEVDGDAPVKEKEETEDAEEQEYRRLLEREPLPTSKSGFWKHPKFVLASTLRPFEYLPPGTRPAAFFQGELVFLRRSVALLKTEAQWSRAGRRLCPDAVPLRQVAKRALPARGLFAGGRAGGRSWRRTQFRNPVLQDERRGEERREKERTDGREEVTEREKIGLYGEWQTEEKPPPEVENGLLPDNGHGNIEVGKLGQVPIGAVHISLTDFHCSASSSSLASSSSGKQATPLSVASLGGALVAAAVKCGVEFKPAVVAFERKSVSLSAPAWVPVRDGVVVLEADEARVREAWREEREKREEAAEKRRRKREAREREDTLKQWRVFCRALLFWKSREAEQRLDGGREDGERV